One genomic region from Clostridiaceae bacterium encodes:
- a CDS encoding DUF2634 domain-containing protein translates to MKKIKQILKILICLFVITLVVILLSLQPAVSFYLSNKSDNKAIIIGVILVIFTTSSITLFFDRKAITEYIKEQMRKVKGNFIWRPSVPIKNNKTTIQLIKNYPRDYKMDFHNFNINGTVEGVEAFKQAVIKFVNTPKNKYKIYEGTNYGTEHSLFTVNSSEEFTRQANSLAEQIVNYYGEWIDKIYCIKKNGNCLIIEMKVYGMAESLCIDIPNLGKSKE, encoded by the coding sequence ATGAAAAAAATAAAGCAAATATTAAAAATACTAATATGTTTATTTGTTATTACCTTGGTTGTGATTCTGTTATCATTACAGCCAGCGGTATCGTTTTATTTGTCAAATAAATCAGATAATAAAGCCATAATAATAGGGGTAATTTTAGTGATTTTCACAACATCCTCTATTACGCTATTTTTTGATAGAAAGGCCATAACAGAATATATAAAAGAACAAATGAGAAAGGTGAAGGGAAATTTTATCTGGAGGCCATCAGTTCCAATAAAAAATAATAAAACAACAATTCAACTAATAAAAAATTATCCCAGGGATTATAAAATGGACTTTCATAATTTTAATATAAATGGAACAGTTGAAGGTGTAGAGGCCTTTAAGCAAGCTGTTATTAAATTTGTTAATACTCCAAAAAACAAATATAAAATATACGAAGGTACAAATTATGGTACTGAACATTCTTTGTTTACAGTTAATAGTAGTGAAGAGTTCACCCGCCAAGCAAATAGTTTAGCTGAACAGATTGTTAATTATTACGGTGAATGGATTGATAAAATATATTGCATTAAAAAGAATGGGAACTGCCTAATTATTGAAATGAAAGTTTACGGAATGGCTGAATCATTATGTATTGATATACCGAACTTAGGTAAAAGTAAGGAGTGA